One window of the Pseudomonas lurida genome contains the following:
- a CDS encoding SDR family oxidoreductase: protein MEAAAAGNGRVALVTGAARGIGLGIAAWLISEGWQVVLTDLDRERGSKVSKVLGENAWFISMDVADEKQVAQGVAEVLGQFGRLDALVCNAAVADPRNITLESLDLAYWNRVLAVNLSGPMLLAKHCAPYLRAHGGAIVNLASTRARQSEPDTEAYAASKGGLLALTHALAMSLGPEVRVNAVSPGWIDARDPAARRAEPLSDTDHAQHPAGRVGTVEDVAAMVAWLLSRQAGFVTGQEFVVDGGMSKKMIYSE, encoded by the coding sequence ATGGAAGCCGCGGCCGCCGGTAACGGGCGTGTCGCGCTGGTCACGGGCGCGGCCCGGGGCATTGGTCTCGGGATTGCCGCGTGGCTGATCAGTGAAGGCTGGCAGGTGGTGTTGACCGACCTGGACCGCGAGCGTGGGTCCAAGGTGTCCAAGGTGCTGGGCGAAAACGCCTGGTTTATCAGCATGGACGTGGCCGACGAGAAGCAAGTGGCCCAGGGTGTCGCCGAAGTATTGGGGCAGTTTGGGCGGCTGGACGCGTTGGTCTGCAACGCGGCCGTGGCCGACCCGCGCAACATCACCCTGGAAAGCCTCGACCTGGCCTACTGGAACCGAGTGCTCGCCGTGAACCTCAGTGGGCCGATGTTATTGGCCAAGCACTGCGCGCCGTATCTGCGTGCCCATGGCGGTGCCATCGTCAACCTGGCTTCGACCCGGGCTCGCCAGTCGGAGCCGGACACCGAGGCCTATGCGGCGAGCAAAGGTGGCCTGCTGGCCCTGACGCATGCCTTGGCGATGAGCCTGGGGCCGGAAGTCCGGGTGAATGCGGTCAGCCCTGGCTGGATCGATGCGCGTGATCCTGCGGCCCGTCGCGCCGAGCCGTTGAGCGATACCGATCACGCCCAGCATCCGGCGGGCCGGGTGGGTACCGTAGAAGACGTGGCGGCGATGGTCGCATGGTTGCTGTCGCGTCAGGCGGGGTTTGTCACCGGGCAAGAGTTTGTCGTGGACGGTGGCATGAGCAAGAAGATGATTTACAGCGAGTAG
- a CDS encoding O-succinylhomoserine sulfhydrylase translates to MSQEWDAGRLDSDLDGVAFDTLAVRAGQHRTPEGEHGDPMFFTSSYVFRTAADAAARFAGEVPGNVYSRYTNPTVRAFEERIAALEGAEQAVATATGMAAILAVVMSLCSAGDHVLVSRSVFGSTISLFEKYFKRFGIEVDYVPLADLSGWEAAIKANTKLLFVESPSNPLAELVDIAALSEVAHAKGAMLVVDNCFCTPALQQPLKLGADIVVHSATKFIDGQGRCMGGVVAGRGEQMKEVVGFLRTAGPTLSPFNAWIFLKGLETLSLRMKAHCANAQALAEWLEQQDGIEKVHYAGLKSHPQHALAQRQQRGFGAVVSFEVKGGKEGAWRFIDATRLISITANLGDSKTTITHPSTTSHGRLAPQEREAAGIRDSLIRIAVGLEDVADLQADLARGLAAL, encoded by the coding sequence ATGAGTCAGGAATGGGATGCTGGTCGCTTGGACAGCGACCTCGATGGCGTAGCTTTCGATACCCTGGCTGTGCGCGCCGGCCAGCACCGCACCCCGGAAGGTGAGCACGGTGACCCGATGTTCTTCACGTCCAGCTATGTGTTCCGCACGGCGGCCGACGCCGCTGCGCGTTTTGCTGGTGAAGTGCCGGGCAACGTTTATTCGCGTTATACCAACCCGACGGTGCGTGCGTTCGAAGAGCGTATCGCGGCATTGGAAGGTGCCGAGCAAGCGGTGGCCACGGCGACCGGCATGGCAGCAATCCTGGCCGTGGTGATGAGCCTGTGCAGTGCCGGCGACCATGTGCTGGTATCGCGTAGTGTGTTTGGTTCCACCATCAGCCTGTTCGAGAAGTACTTCAAGCGCTTTGGCATCGAAGTGGACTATGTGCCCCTGGCGGACCTGTCCGGCTGGGAGGCAGCGATCAAGGCCAACACCAAGTTGCTGTTCGTCGAGTCGCCATCCAACCCATTGGCCGAGCTGGTGGATATCGCTGCGTTGTCCGAAGTGGCGCATGCCAAGGGCGCCATGCTGGTGGTCGATAACTGCTTCTGCACCCCGGCGCTGCAGCAGCCGTTGAAGCTGGGCGCTGACATTGTCGTGCATTCGGCCACCAAGTTCATCGACGGCCAGGGTCGTTGCATGGGCGGTGTGGTCGCGGGTCGCGGCGAGCAGATGAAGGAAGTGGTCGGCTTCCTGCGCACGGCTGGCCCGACCTTGAGTCCGTTCAACGCCTGGATCTTCCTCAAGGGCCTGGAAACCCTCAGCCTGCGCATGAAGGCCCACTGCGCCAACGCCCAGGCGCTGGCCGAGTGGCTGGAACAGCAGGACGGTATCGAGAAGGTGCATTACGCCGGCCTCAAGAGTCACCCGCAACACGCGTTGGCCCAGCGCCAGCAGCGTGGTTTCGGTGCTGTGGTGAGCTTTGAAGTGAAGGGTGGCAAAGAGGGCGCCTGGCGCTTTATCGATGCGACGCGCCTGATCTCCATCACGGCCAACCTGGGTGACAGCAAGACCACCATTACCCACCCGAGCACCACGTCCCACGGTCGTCTGGCGCCACAGGAGCGTGAAGCGGCAGGTATCCGTGACAGCCTGATCCGCATTGCGGTCGGCCTGGAAGACGTCGCTGACTTGCAAGCTGACCTGGCTCGCGGGCTGGCGGCCTTGTGA
- the purF gene encoding amidophosphoribosyltransferase, with protein MCGIVGIVGKSNVNQALYDALTVLQHRGQDAAGIVTSHDGRLFLRKDNGLVRDVFHQRHMQRLVGHMGIGHVRYPTAGSSTSAEAQPFYVNSPYGITLAHNGNLTNVEQLAKEIYESDLRHVNTSSDSEVLLNVFAHELAQRGKLQPTEEDVFAAVTDVHNRCVGGYAVVAMVTGYGIVGFRDPHGIRPIVFGQRHTDEGVEYMIASESVSLDVLGFTLIRDLAPGEAVYITEDGKLHTRQCAVAPKLTPCIFEHVYLARPDSIIDGVSVYKARLRMGEKLAEKILRERPEHDIDVVIPIPDTSRTAALELANHLGVKFREGFVKNRYIGRTFIMPGQAARKKSVRQKLNAIELEFRGKNVMLVDDSIVRGTTCKQIIQMAREAGAKNVYFCSAAPAVRYPNVYGIDMPSAHELIAHNRSTQDVADLIGADWLIYQDLPDLIEAVGGGKIKIDQFDCAVFDGKYVTGDVDDAYLNKIEQARNDSSKIKTQAVSAIIDLYNN; from the coding sequence ATGTGTGGCATCGTCGGTATCGTCGGTAAGTCGAACGTCAATCAGGCGCTGTATGACGCGCTAACCGTCCTCCAGCACCGCGGCCAGGACGCTGCCGGTATTGTGACCAGCCACGACGGCCGGTTATTCCTGCGCAAGGACAATGGCCTGGTACGTGACGTGTTCCACCAGCGTCACATGCAGCGCCTGGTCGGGCACATGGGCATTGGCCATGTGCGTTACCCGACTGCCGGTAGCTCGACTTCGGCCGAAGCTCAACCGTTTTACGTCAACTCGCCTTACGGCATTACCCTGGCGCACAACGGTAACCTGACCAACGTTGAACAGCTGGCCAAGGAGATTTACGAATCTGACCTGCGCCACGTCAACACCAGTTCCGACTCGGAAGTGCTGCTCAACGTGTTCGCCCACGAGCTGGCCCAGCGCGGCAAGCTGCAGCCGACCGAAGAAGACGTGTTCGCCGCCGTCACCGATGTGCACAACCGTTGCGTCGGTGGTTATGCAGTGGTGGCCATGGTCACCGGTTATGGCATCGTCGGCTTCCGTGACCCCCACGGCATTCGCCCGATCGTGTTCGGCCAGCGTCACACCGACGAAGGCGTCGAGTACATGATCGCTTCCGAAAGCGTGTCCCTGGACGTGCTGGGCTTCACCCTGATCCGCGACCTCGCGCCAGGCGAAGCGGTGTACATCACTGAAGATGGCAAGCTGCACACCCGCCAGTGCGCCGTGGCGCCGAAACTCACCCCGTGCATCTTCGAACACGTCTACCTGGCGCGTCCGGATTCGATCATCGACGGCGTTTCGGTGTACAAGGCGCGCCTGCGCATGGGCGAGAAGCTGGCCGAGAAGATCCTGCGCGAGCGTCCCGAGCACGACATTGACGTGGTGATCCCGATCCCGGACACCAGCCGTACCGCTGCGCTGGAGTTGGCCAACCACCTGGGTGTCAAGTTCCGCGAAGGCTTCGTGAAGAACCGCTACATTGGCCGGACCTTCATCATGCCTGGCCAGGCTGCGCGCAAGAAGTCGGTACGCCAGAAGCTCAACGCCATCGAGCTGGAATTCCGCGGCAAGAACGTGATGCTGGTGGATGACTCCATCGTACGTGGCACCACCTGCAAGCAGATCATCCAGATGGCCCGCGAAGCCGGTGCGAAGAACGTCTACTTCTGTTCCGCAGCGCCTGCCGTGCGTTACCCGAACGTGTACGGTATCGACATGCCGAGCGCCCACGAGCTGATCGCTCACAACCGTTCGACCCAGGACGTGGCTGACTTGATCGGTGCCGATTGGCTGATCTATCAAGACCTGCCGGACCTGATCGAAGCGGTCGGCGGTGGCAAGATCAAGATCGACCAGTTCGACTGCGCCGTGTTCGACGGCAAGTACGTGACCGGTGACGTCGACGACGCCTACCTGAACAAGATCGAGCAGGCGCGGAACGACTCGTCGAAGATCAAGACCCAGGCGGTCAGCGCGATCATCGACCTGTACAACAACTGA
- a CDS encoding CvpA family protein: protein MPFTWVDWAIVAIVAISALISLSRGFVKEALSLLTWIIAGVVAWMFGGSLSVYLAGYIETPSARVIAGCAIMFIATLLVGAMVNYLIGELIRVTGLSGTDRFLGMAFGAARGALLVVVAVGLLSLGPVQQDSWWQESVLVPKFLLVADWSKNLILGWSSQWLASGISVPADLPFKEHLLPAKTPQ, encoded by the coding sequence GTGCCATTTACCTGGGTTGATTGGGCGATCGTTGCCATCGTCGCCATCTCCGCTTTGATCAGTCTAAGCCGCGGCTTCGTAAAAGAAGCACTGTCGTTGCTGACCTGGATCATCGCAGGAGTCGTAGCCTGGATGTTCGGCGGTTCATTGTCGGTCTACCTGGCCGGATACATCGAGACACCTTCGGCTCGCGTCATCGCGGGCTGCGCCATCATGTTCATCGCCACGCTGCTGGTGGGAGCAATGGTCAATTATCTTATTGGCGAGTTGATACGTGTCACCGGCCTCTCCGGGACCGATCGATTTCTCGGCATGGCCTTCGGCGCCGCGCGAGGCGCGTTGCTGGTGGTCGTGGCGGTCGGGCTGTTGAGCCTGGGGCCGGTACAGCAGGATTCGTGGTGGCAGGAGTCGGTACTCGTGCCAAAATTTCTATTGGTTGCAGATTGGTCCAAGAACCTCATTCTGGGGTGGAGCAGTCAGTGGCTGGCCAGCGGAATCAGCGTACCCGCTGATCTTCCGTTCAAGGAACACCTCTTACCGGCCAAAACGCCTCAGTAA
- a CDS encoding SPOR domain-containing protein has translation MALLDSAYKQRMVGALVLVALAVIFLPMLFSRQDEERQVVVEAPAAPQAPAVPQVQVEPVVVPEPQALPEEEPVPTDEEVAAQQAPSMPVQPSVPVVKPAPTAPVVAAKPAAPAPAPKPVAPQPAAPGKPDVGQSRIDPNGLPISWSIQVASLGNREGADALQKKLRSQGYNAYIRSADGKNRVFIGPLIERAEADRLRDLLDRQQNLKGFVTRFQPERG, from the coding sequence ATGGCATTACTGGATAGCGCATACAAGCAGCGAATGGTCGGAGCCCTGGTTCTGGTGGCATTGGCGGTGATTTTCCTGCCGATGTTGTTCTCTCGCCAGGACGAAGAGCGTCAGGTGGTTGTCGAAGCCCCGGCCGCCCCCCAGGCGCCCGCAGTGCCTCAGGTTCAGGTTGAGCCGGTGGTGGTGCCTGAGCCCCAGGCGTTGCCGGAAGAAGAGCCCGTACCGACCGATGAGGAGGTGGCTGCACAGCAGGCACCGTCGATGCCGGTGCAACCTAGTGTGCCCGTGGTCAAGCCAGCGCCCACCGCGCCGGTTGTCGCCGCGAAGCCTGCTGCGCCCGCACCTGCGCCCAAACCGGTCGCACCGCAACCTGCCGCCCCCGGCAAGCCGGATGTGGGGCAGAGCCGTATCGATCCGAATGGCTTGCCCATCAGTTGGTCGATCCAGGTGGCCAGCCTGGGTAATCGCGAAGGTGCCGACGCCCTGCAGAAGAAACTGCGTAGCCAGGGCTATAACGCCTATATCCGTAGCGCCGACGGCAAGAACCGCGTATTTATCGGTCCGCTGATCGAGCGTGCCGAGGCGGACCGCCTGCGGGACCTGCTGGATCGCCAGCAGAACCTCAAGGGTTTCGTGACCCGTTTCCAGCCTGAGCGCGGCTGA
- the folC gene encoding bifunctional tetrahydrofolate synthase/dihydrofolate synthase, producing the protein MTQRTLGEWLAYLEQLHPSAIDMGLERSQQVAARLGLGRPAPRVITVTGTNGKGSTCAFVAALLQAQGLKVGVYNSPHLLRYNERVQLNGVEATDEQLCEAFAALDAGRGETSLTYFEMGTLAAFWLFERAQLDVVVLEVGLGGRLDTVNVVDADLALVTSIGVDHADYLGNTRESVAYEKAGIFRQGKPALCGDVDPPHTLLDKVRELDCPFFLRGREFNLEIGEQCWQWQGHDARGQAVALRDLPLLNLPMENAALALQAYLLLDLPWNAEQIAATLLATRVTGRLDRREFEWQGKRLNLLLDVGHNPHAAEYLAQRLSRTPPVGRRLAVFGLLVDKDLEGVVAPLLGNVHAWAVAPLDTPRGRPAAELEVALQNLGAPVASYASVTDALEAQCAIATPDDEILLFGSFYCVAEALEWLARRSTEEAAHGITG; encoded by the coding sequence ATGACCCAGCGTACCCTGGGCGAGTGGCTCGCCTACCTTGAGCAGTTGCATCCGTCCGCCATCGACATGGGCCTGGAGCGCTCGCAACAGGTAGCGGCCCGCCTTGGGTTGGGCCGGCCGGCACCGCGCGTGATCACGGTGACCGGCACCAACGGCAAGGGCTCTACCTGTGCCTTTGTCGCGGCGCTGCTGCAGGCCCAAGGCCTGAAAGTTGGCGTCTACAATTCCCCGCACCTGCTGCGTTACAACGAGCGGGTGCAGCTCAATGGCGTCGAAGCCACTGATGAGCAACTCTGCGAGGCCTTCGCCGCACTCGATGCTGGCCGAGGCGAGACTTCCCTGACTTACTTCGAGATGGGCACCCTGGCGGCGTTCTGGCTGTTCGAGCGTGCGCAACTGGATGTGGTGGTGCTGGAAGTCGGCCTGGGTGGGCGCCTGGATACGGTCAACGTGGTGGACGCCGATCTGGCGCTGGTCACCAGTATTGGTGTGGACCATGCCGACTACCTGGGCAATACCCGCGAATCCGTGGCCTATGAAAAAGCCGGGATCTTCCGCCAGGGCAAGCCTGCCCTGTGTGGTGACGTGGATCCGCCGCACACCCTGCTGGATAAGGTGCGCGAGCTGGACTGCCCGTTTTTCCTGCGCGGCCGCGAATTCAACCTTGAGATCGGTGAACAGTGCTGGCAATGGCAGGGGCACGATGCCCGCGGCCAGGCTGTAGCGCTGCGCGACCTGCCGCTGCTGAACCTGCCGATGGAAAACGCCGCGCTTGCGCTGCAGGCGTATCTGCTGCTGGATCTGCCGTGGAATGCCGAGCAGATCGCCGCCACCTTGCTGGCGACGCGCGTGACAGGGCGCCTGGATCGTCGCGAGTTCGAATGGCAGGGCAAGCGCCTGAACCTGCTGCTGGATGTGGGGCATAACCCGCATGCGGCCGAGTACCTGGCGCAGCGCCTGTCACGCACGCCGCCGGTCGGTCGTCGCCTCGCCGTATTTGGCTTGCTGGTCGACAAGGACCTGGAAGGCGTGGTCGCGCCCTTGCTCGGCAATGTCCACGCCTGGGCCGTAGCGCCGCTGGATACGCCGCGCGGCCGTCCGGCCGCTGAGCTGGAAGTGGCCTTGCAGAACCTTGGTGCACCGGTGGCGTCGTATGCAAGCGTGACCGATGCCCTTGAAGCACAGTGCGCCATTGCCACGCCCGATGATGAGATTCTGTTGTTCGGGTCATTTTATTGTGTTGCCGAGGCGCTTGAGTGGTTGGCCCGGCGCTCCACGGAGGAAGCTGCACATGGCATTACTGGATAG
- the accD gene encoding acetyl-CoA carboxylase, carboxyltransferase subunit beta produces MSNWLVDKLIPSIMRSEVKKSSVPEGLWHKCPSCDAVLYRPELEKTLDVCPKCNHHMRIGARARIDIFLDAEGRNELGADLEPVDRLKFRDGKKYKDRLSAAQKQTGEKDALISVSGKLLGMPVVVSAFEFSFMGGSMGAIVGERFVRAANYALENRCPMICFAASGGARMQEALISLMQMAKTSAVLARLREEGIPFISVLTDPVYGGVSASLAMLGDVIVGEPKALIGFAGPRVIEQTVREKLPEGFQRSEFLLEHGAIDLIIPRGELRPRLGNLLAQMMGLPTPVYVAPKVEPIVVPPVPANL; encoded by the coding sequence ATGAGCAACTGGTTAGTAGACAAACTGATCCCTTCGATCATGCGTTCCGAGGTGAAGAAAAGCTCGGTTCCTGAAGGTCTGTGGCACAAGTGCCCATCCTGCGACGCGGTGCTCTACCGCCCGGAGCTGGAAAAGACCTTGGACGTTTGCCCCAAGTGCAACCACCACATGCGTATCGGCGCCCGCGCCCGCATCGACATCTTCCTGGACGCCGAAGGCCGCAACGAGCTGGGCGCCGACCTGGAACCGGTTGACCGTCTCAAGTTCCGCGACGGCAAGAAGTACAAGGACCGCCTGAGCGCTGCGCAGAAGCAGACCGGTGAGAAAGACGCGTTGATTTCCGTCAGCGGCAAGCTGCTGGGCATGCCTGTCGTGGTGTCGGCGTTCGAGTTCTCGTTCATGGGCGGTTCCATGGGTGCCATCGTCGGTGAGCGCTTTGTTCGCGCCGCCAACTACGCCCTGGAAAACCGTTGCCCGATGATCTGCTTCGCCGCCTCCGGTGGCGCGCGCATGCAGGAAGCCCTGATCTCCCTGATGCAAATGGCCAAGACCTCTGCGGTGCTGGCGCGTCTGCGTGAAGAAGGCATCCCGTTCATCTCCGTACTGACCGACCCGGTCTACGGCGGCGTATCCGCCAGCTTGGCAATGCTGGGTGACGTGATCGTTGGCGAGCCAAAGGCACTGATCGGCTTTGCCGGCCCGCGCGTGATCGAGCAGACCGTGCGTGAAAAACTGCCAGAAGGCTTCCAGCGCAGCGAGTTCCTGCTGGAGCACGGTGCGATCGACCTGATCATCCCGCGCGGCGAGCTGCGTCCACGCCTGGGCAACCTGCTGGCACAAATGATGGGCCTGCCGACCCCAGTCTACGTCGCGCCTAAAGTCGAGCCGATCGTTGTTCCGCCGGTGCCTGCGAACCTATGA
- a CDS encoding phosphoribosylanthranilate isomerase, whose product MSAVRSKICGVTRIEDAMAAVEAGADAIGFVFYARSPRAVNVLQARAIIAALPPFVTTVGLFVNASRCELNETLDAVPLDMLQFHGDETPDECESYQRPYIKALRVKAGDDIAAACAAYGGARGILLDTYVEGVPGGTGEAFDWSLIPVGLSKPIILAGGLNPENVGAAIKQVRPYAVDVSGGVEQGKGIKDHSKIRAFMQAVRNSSGGM is encoded by the coding sequence ATGTCAGCCGTTCGCAGCAAGATTTGCGGGGTTACCCGCATAGAAGACGCGATGGCGGCCGTCGAGGCGGGGGCGGACGCCATCGGTTTCGTGTTTTATGCCAGGAGCCCGCGGGCGGTGAATGTGTTGCAGGCGCGGGCGATCATCGCCGCATTGCCGCCGTTCGTGACCACCGTGGGGTTGTTCGTCAACGCCAGCCGCTGCGAACTCAACGAAACCCTGGATGCCGTACCGTTGGATATGCTGCAGTTCCACGGCGACGAAACGCCCGACGAGTGCGAAAGCTACCAGCGCCCCTATATCAAGGCGCTGCGCGTCAAGGCCGGGGATGACATCGCGGCGGCGTGTGCAGCCTATGGCGGCGCTCGCGGGATTCTGCTCGACACCTATGTCGAAGGCGTACCTGGCGGTACCGGCGAAGCGTTCGATTGGTCGCTGATTCCCGTCGGGTTGAGCAAGCCGATCATCCTGGCCGGCGGGCTCAACCCCGAGAATGTCGGGGCGGCGATCAAGCAGGTCCGTCCGTATGCCGTGGATGTCAGCGGCGGGGTGGAGCAAGGCAAGGGCATCAAGGATCACAGCAAGATTCGCGCATTCATGCAGGCCGTGCGCAACAGCAGCGGAGGGATGTGA
- the truA gene encoding tRNA pseudouridine(38-40) synthase TruA, protein MAAAGFYRIALGVEYKGSRYRGWQRQASGVLTVQETLENALSKVADSPVSLMCAGRTDAGVHACGQVVHFDTQAERSMKAWVMGANINLPHDVSVSWAKVMPAHFHARFKAIARRYRYVIYNDQIRPAHLNEEITWNHRPLDAERMAEAAQHLVGVHDFSAFRAGQCQAKSPIKEVHHLRVTRHGKMIVLDIRAGAFLHHMVRNIAGVLMTIGTGERPVEWAKEVLESRVRRTGGVTAHPFGLYLVDVEYRDEFELPERFIGPHFLTGFSELGG, encoded by the coding sequence ATGGCGGCCGCAGGCTTTTACCGCATCGCCCTGGGCGTGGAATATAAAGGCTCGCGCTATCGCGGCTGGCAGCGTCAGGCGTCGGGTGTGCTGACGGTGCAGGAAACCCTGGAGAATGCCCTGTCGAAAGTCGCCGATTCGCCGGTGTCGCTGATGTGCGCCGGGCGCACCGATGCGGGCGTGCATGCGTGCGGGCAGGTGGTGCACTTCGACACCCAGGCTGAACGCTCCATGAAGGCTTGGGTGATGGGCGCTAACATCAATTTGCCCCATGACGTCAGTGTCAGCTGGGCCAAGGTGATGCCGGCGCATTTTCATGCGCGCTTCAAGGCGATCGCCCGTCGTTATCGCTATGTGATCTACAACGACCAGATCCGCCCGGCGCACCTCAACGAAGAAATCACCTGGAACCACCGCCCGCTCGACGCCGAACGCATGGCCGAAGCGGCGCAGCACCTGGTGGGCGTGCATGATTTCAGCGCCTTCCGTGCCGGCCAGTGCCAGGCCAAGTCGCCGATCAAGGAGGTCCATCACCTGCGCGTGACCCGCCACGGCAAAATGATCGTGTTGGATATCCGTGCCGGCGCGTTCCTGCATCACATGGTGCGCAATATCGCCGGGGTGCTGATGACCATCGGCACTGGCGAGCGCCCGGTGGAGTGGGCCAAGGAAGTGCTGGAAAGTCGTGTTCGGCGTACCGGCGGCGTCACAGCCCATCCGTTCGGCCTTTATCTGGTGGATGTTGAGTACCGTGACGAGTTTGAATTGCCCGAGCGTTTCATCGGCCCCCACTTCCTCACGGGTTTCAGCGAACTTGGCGGCTGA